A genomic window from Silene latifolia isolate original U9 population chromosome Y, ASM4854445v1, whole genome shotgun sequence includes:
- the LOC141628679 gene encoding uncharacterized protein LOC141628679, with product MGNAPLHEKMKELVGPIQKWNCTVFGDINVRTEELIHRLDKVDKDQEIQPNNELLIARRKALFSLLQKWLTRKERYWRQLSRVENRTFKDQRRIKKEIVKYLKRLYQREITDVESLGSLSFVTISRDQSSMIESVPDDEEIKAAVWDYDGGKTPDYDGFNFRFVKKCWGTIGEEILAERLPSLLPSLIDETMTAFVKNRQILDGALIANEVVHWVKKNKRTEVLLKLDFHKAYNSVMWESVIYILKAVGFASKWRKWIYTCLSTASISIL from the exons ATGGGAAATGCACCGCTCCATGAAAAGATGAAGGAGCTAGTGGGACCTATTCAAAAATGGAATTGCACTGTTTTTGGAGATATCAATGTCAGGACTGAGGAATTGATACACCGGCTAGATAAAGTGGACAAAGACCAGGAGATCCAACCTAATAATGAGTTGCTCATTGCTAGACGAAAAGCCTTATTCTCCCTTCTTCAAAAATGGCTAACAAGAAAGGAGCGATATTGGAGGCAACTCTCCAGA GTAGAGAACAGAACTTTCAAGGATCAAAGGAGAATAAAGAAGGAAATAGTAAAGTACCTTAAAAGACTATATCAAAGAGAAATTACTGATGTCGAGTCACTAGGTTCCCTATCCTTTGTGACTATATCACGTGATCAAAGCTCGATGATTGAAAGTGTTCCCGACGATGAGGAGATTAAGGCAGCTGTGTGGGATTATGATGGTGGTAAGACGCCTGATTATGATGGGTTTAACTTCAGATTTGTCAAGAAGTGCTGGGGCACTATTGGTGAGGAG ATACTAGCTGAGAGGCTTCCAAGTCTACTGCCTAGTTTAATTGATGAGACTATGACTGCATTTGTAAAGAATAGGCAAATATTGGATGGCGCCTTAATTGCAAATGAAGTGGTGCATTGGgttaaaaagaataaaagaaccgAAGTCTTGCTTAAATTAGACTTTCACAAGGCATACAACTCGGTCATGTGGGAATCTGTTATATACATACTGAAAGCCGTGGGTTTTGCGTCCAAATGGAGAAAATGGATCTACACGTGCCTATCTACAGCTTCCATTTctatactgtaa